One genomic window of Halococcus sediminicola includes the following:
- the ligA gene encoding NAD-dependent DNA ligase LigA: MTTPDAADADNPYLHDPPTEFADPDALDEAQAREQAERLREAIRQHDRRYYVEADSGIADRAYDALFSRLEELEKAFDLVTENSPTQRIGGEPLDELSTVEHVAPMLSIDSSGDPEEVREFDERVRRELREGGGQQSLADFESDEGEDGPDVEYVCEPKFDGLSIEVIYEDGVYERAATRGDGREGDDVTQNVRTIRSIPQRLRGDHPEFLAVRGEVYMPRDAFAEHNRERVERGDDPFANPRNAAAGTLRQLDPAITAERPLACFFFGVLETSYGFDSHREQYRKLPEWGLPVNDRTEVAPDIEAAIDYRDRLGEAREDLNYEIDGTVFKVNDLADCERLGTTSRAPRWAYAYKFPARSEVTNVTDITVQIGRTGRATPVALLDPVEVGGVEVSRATLHNPGEIEELGVNTGDRVRLQRAGDVIPYVVEVVEDGGKGVFEFPQTCPVCESSIERDGPLAFCTGGIACPAQLQRALEHYASRGGLDIEGLGEERIDQLLDAGLVESIPDLYDLREADLAQLDGWGAKSAANLRAELDAAKEPPLAEFLTALGVPEVGSTTAESLAREFGTLDGVMDASEEDLREVPDIGPRVASEIRDFFDSEQNRETVASLRERGVEPESVERERSDELAGETFVFTGGLSALTREEAESLVGEHGANSTGSVSSNTDYLVVGESPGQTKREDAEQEDVPELTEGEFVELLDEHDIEV; the protein is encoded by the coding sequence ATGACGACACCAGACGCTGCGGACGCGGACAACCCCTATCTCCACGACCCACCGACGGAGTTCGCGGACCCCGATGCGCTCGACGAGGCGCAGGCCCGCGAGCAGGCCGAGCGGTTGCGCGAGGCCATCCGCCAGCACGACCGCCGCTACTACGTCGAAGCCGACTCCGGAATCGCGGATCGGGCCTACGACGCGCTGTTTTCCCGGCTCGAAGAACTGGAGAAGGCGTTCGACCTCGTCACCGAGAACAGTCCAACACAGCGCATCGGCGGCGAACCGCTCGATGAGCTTTCGACCGTCGAACACGTCGCGCCGATGCTCTCCATCGACTCCAGCGGCGACCCGGAGGAAGTCCGTGAGTTCGACGAACGAGTCCGGCGCGAACTCAGGGAGGGAGGCGGCCAGCAGTCGCTCGCGGATTTCGAGTCCGACGAGGGCGAGGATGGTCCCGACGTCGAGTACGTCTGCGAGCCGAAGTTCGACGGGCTGTCCATCGAGGTCATCTACGAGGATGGAGTCTACGAGCGCGCCGCGACCCGCGGGGACGGCCGCGAGGGCGACGACGTGACCCAGAACGTCCGCACCATCCGGTCGATTCCACAGCGCCTGCGTGGGGACCATCCCGAATTCCTCGCGGTGCGCGGCGAGGTCTACATGCCGCGCGACGCCTTCGCCGAGCACAACCGCGAGCGCGTCGAGCGCGGCGACGACCCGTTTGCGAACCCGAGAAACGCGGCCGCCGGAACCCTCCGCCAGCTCGACCCCGCAATCACCGCCGAGCGCCCCCTCGCCTGTTTCTTCTTCGGCGTGCTCGAAACGAGTTACGGGTTCGACAGTCACCGAGAACAGTATCGAAAATTGCCCGAGTGGGGTCTCCCCGTCAACGACCGAACAGAGGTCGCCCCGGACATCGAGGCGGCCATCGACTACCGCGATCGGTTGGGCGAGGCCCGCGAGGACCTGAACTACGAGATCGACGGGACGGTGTTCAAGGTCAACGACCTCGCCGACTGCGAGCGGCTGGGAACCACTTCGCGTGCCCCGCGCTGGGCGTACGCCTACAAGTTCCCCGCGCGAAGCGAAGTCACAAACGTCACCGACATCACGGTGCAGATCGGTCGCACGGGACGGGCGACGCCGGTCGCGCTGCTCGACCCCGTCGAGGTCGGTGGTGTCGAGGTCTCGCGGGCGACGCTGCACAACCCTGGCGAGATCGAGGAGCTGGGCGTGAATACCGGCGACCGGGTGCGCCTACAGCGCGCGGGTGACGTGATTCCCTACGTCGTCGAGGTGGTCGAGGACGGCGGCAAGGGGGTCTTCGAGTTCCCCCAAACCTGTCCGGTCTGCGAGAGTTCAATCGAGCGCGACGGCCCGCTCGCGTTCTGCACAGGGGGAATCGCCTGCCCGGCACAGCTCCAGCGCGCGCTCGAACACTACGCCAGCCGCGGGGGCCTCGACATCGAAGGGCTAGGCGAGGAGCGCATCGACCAGTTGTTGGACGCCGGTCTCGTTGAATCGATTCCCGACCTCTACGATCTGCGGGAGGCGGACCTCGCACAGTTGGATGGCTGGGGCGCAAAGAGCGCCGCAAACCTCCGTGCCGAACTCGACGCGGCGAAGGAGCCCCCACTAGCGGAGTTTCTCACCGCGCTCGGCGTGCCCGAGGTCGGATCGACGACTGCCGAGAGCCTCGCCCGCGAGTTCGGTACCCTCGATGGAGTGATGGACGCGAGCGAGGAAGACCTCCGCGAAGTGCCGGACATCGGGCCGCGGGTCGCCAGCGAGATTCGGGACTTCTTCGACAGCGAGCAAAACAGGGAGACCGTCGCCAGCCTGCGCGAGCGCGGCGTCGAACCCGAATCAGTCGAACGGGAACGGAGCGACGAACTCGCCGGCGAGACGTTCGTGTTCACCGGCGGGCTGTCGGCACTGACGCGCGAGGAAGCCGAAAGTCTCGTCGGGGAGCACGGCGCGAACAGTACAGGCAGCGTCTCGAGCAACACCGACTACCTCGTGGTCGGCGAAAGTCCGGGCCAGACCAAACGCGAGGACGCCGAACAGGAGGACGTACCTGAACTCACCGAAGGAGAGTTCGTAGAACTACTGGACGAGCACGACATCGAGGTCTAG
- a CDS encoding pyridoxal-phosphate-dependent aminotransferase family protein gives MSDNFLLLNPGPVPITDAVREAMDAPMVSHRSTEFEATYERAQEGLEYVFERSTPHEESTSAGGTGLVLNGTATMGMEAAVANLVGEGDEVVALVNGKFGRRFKRIAERYAQVDPIEVEWGDSFDLPTVAEHVTDDTDLVTMVHNETSTGVLNPVKEVGEIAEENDACFVVDGVTSIGGDVFRVDDWNVDVAITDAQKALAAPPGVSALYVADRAVDHLDGERAPFYSDLEWHLRKAAQNQTPFTSAVPLFRALAVAVEEIEAEGMETRIERHRRQAAAFRAGFSAMGLEKFPSLDDASEYSNTVTAITLPDEIRETPEEFFDAVGERNVSISGGQAHLGGKIFRVSNMGHLADEQVLRGVETVGEALSEAGYDADSAAGRDAARAELD, from the coding sequence ATGAGCGACAACTTTCTCCTGTTGAACCCCGGGCCGGTGCCGATCACCGATGCGGTCCGCGAGGCGATGGACGCGCCGATGGTCTCACACCGCTCGACTGAGTTCGAAGCGACCTACGAACGCGCTCAAGAGGGATTGGAGTACGTCTTCGAGCGCTCGACGCCACACGAGGAATCGACCAGCGCCGGCGGTACCGGTCTCGTTCTCAACGGGACGGCGACGATGGGGATGGAGGCTGCCGTCGCCAACCTCGTCGGCGAGGGCGACGAGGTGGTTGCGCTCGTCAACGGGAAGTTCGGCCGGCGGTTCAAACGCATCGCCGAGCGCTACGCACAGGTCGACCCGATCGAGGTCGAGTGGGGTGACTCGTTCGACCTCCCGACGGTCGCCGAGCACGTCACCGACGACACCGACCTCGTGACGATGGTCCACAACGAAACCTCGACTGGCGTCCTGAACCCCGTCAAGGAGGTCGGCGAGATAGCAGAAGAAAACGACGCATGCTTCGTCGTCGACGGCGTCACTTCCATCGGCGGCGACGTCTTCCGCGTCGACGACTGGAACGTCGACGTCGCCATCACCGATGCCCAGAAAGCGCTCGCCGCGCCACCCGGAGTCAGCGCGCTGTACGTGGCCGACCGCGCGGTCGACCACCTCGACGGCGAGCGCGCACCGTTTTACAGCGATCTGGAGTGGCACCTCCGGAAGGCAGCACAGAACCAGACGCCGTTCACGAGCGCCGTCCCGCTCTTCCGCGCGCTCGCGGTCGCCGTCGAGGAAATCGAAGCCGAGGGAATGGAGACCCGTATCGAACGCCACCGCCGACAGGCCGCCGCCTTCCGCGCCGGCTTTTCGGCGATGGGTCTCGAAAAATTCCCGTCACTCGACGACGCCAGCGAGTACTCGAACACCGTCACGGCAATCACCCTGCCCGACGAGATTCGCGAGACCCCGGAGGAGTTCTTCGACGCCGTCGGGGAGCGAAACGTCTCCATCAGCGGCGGACAGGCTCATCTCGGCGGGAAGATCTTCCGGGTGAGCAACATGGGCCACCTCGCCGACGAGCAGGTGCTTCGGGGCGTCGAGACGGTCGGCGAGGCACTCTCCGAGGCGGGCTACGACGCCGACTCCGCGGCGGGCCGCGACGCCGCGCGCGCGGAACTGGACTGA
- a CDS encoding peroxiredoxin family protein, whose translation MSNESTSAPDFTLPSTAGGEVTLSDTLESGPTIVLVNRGYWCSFCAEQLGTFDDVAYDLWFNDGVDVLPVVTSDREKLVEMRDRFEFDFQLLADPDGEVAEQYSGTEQTSHGLTGVVGTYVIDGDGEIRYEQVADGLTDRTYGNWVRYFIRNDFEDPFGD comes from the coding sequence GTGAGCAACGAATCGACTTCCGCACCCGATTTCACCCTCCCGAGCACCGCCGGTGGCGAGGTCACTCTCTCCGACACCCTCGAATCCGGTCCCACGATCGTCCTCGTCAACCGTGGCTACTGGTGTAGTTTCTGTGCCGAACAGTTGGGCACGTTCGACGATGTCGCCTACGACCTCTGGTTCAACGACGGCGTGGACGTCCTCCCCGTGGTCACGAGCGACCGCGAGAAACTCGTCGAGATGCGCGACCGCTTCGAGTTCGACTTCCAGTTGCTCGCCGACCCGGACGGCGAGGTCGCGGAACAGTACAGCGGCACCGAGCAGACGAGCCACGGGCTGACGGGCGTCGTCGGCACCTACGTTATTGATGGTGACGGCGAGATCCGATACGAACAGGTCGCCGACGGTCTCACCGACCGCACCTACGGCAACTGGGTCCGCTATTTCATCCGCAACGACTTCGAAGACCCCTTCGGCGACTGA